A window from Seriola aureovittata isolate HTS-2021-v1 ecotype China chromosome 14, ASM2101889v1, whole genome shotgun sequence encodes these proteins:
- the wipf1b gene encoding WAS/WASL-interacting protein family member 1 yields the protein MPAPPPPPPPGPPPPPTFNVANTEKPNLNRSQQQGRNALLSDISKGARLKKAVTNDRSGPILDKPKGGGGGGGGGGGGGGGGGGGGGGGGGGGGFGGGSPAGLGGLFAGGMPKLRSATNRDTTDSPPSRGPVFPPGGRSSGPTPFGGGAGSAGPPKLPGAPGGGRGNVSALSPKGRPNFSRQDTPGGPPPPVPNTPRPGQSFQSRGGPPPPSLPGGPRPSPASGPPPPSVPSGRHGALPPPPGGSSPGPRPGFSAPPPPPSNSSRPPLPPAPGGRPPLPDDRPPPPPTPLGGHRPSMPRDMPPPPPSVNSKPSPSVSSSSSPRSAAVGGGPPLPPGRPGPPPVPPTPAGGDDHSTPRLPQRNSSLNSHGPAPPHGRAGPLPPPPNERPPSLGRNQSSARTGPLPPPPPSGRPVGGGSVRSSAAPSPIGRPGPDPPRGGPGGRPPLPPDRPGTGGAPPPPPPMGNGFQNSHHNPTQDEWESRFTFHPMSDLPPPEPYMPFQKTYPSIIAKSDGRGSGKKERGAPPLPPIPR from the exons atgccagccccacctcccccaccacctcctgggcctccccctcctcccacctttAATGTT gcCAACACAGAGAAGCCAAATCTGAACCGCTCACAGCAGCAGGGCAGGAACGCTCTGTTGTCCGACATCAGTAAAGGCGCCAGACTAAAGAAAGCCGTTACCAATGACCGCAGTGGACCTATATTGGACA AACCtaaaggaggtggaggaggaggaggaggaggaggaggaggaggaggaggaggcggcggagGAGGTggcggcggaggaggaggaggaggttttggTGGCGGGTCTCCTGCTGGTTTAGGAGGCCTGTTTGCAGGAGGGATGCCAAAACTGAGGTCTGCAACAAACAGAGACACCACAG ACTCGCCACCCAGCCGAGGACCTGTGTTCCCCCCAGGAGGCCGCTCTAGTGGCCCCACCCCCTTCGGCGGAGGCGCCGGCTCCGCTGGCCCACCGAAGCTCCCAGGAGCCCCGGGTGGTGGCCGTGGCAACGTCTCTGCTCTGTCCCCCAAGGGCCGCCCAAATTTCTCCAGACAAGACACTCCAGGAGGCCCCCCTCCTCCCGTACCCAACACACCTCGACCGGGCCAGTCCTTCCAGTCTCGTGGGGGCCCACCTCCGCCGTCACTCCCTGGAGGACCCAGACCCAGCCCGGCTTCTGGTCCTCCGCCTCCCAGTGTTCCATCAGGGAGACACGGCGCTCTCCCTCCCCCACCAGGAGGCTCCTCACCCGGGCCAAGACCGGGATTCTccgcacctcctcctccaccctcaaACAGCAGCCGCCCTCCCTTGCCGCCTGCTCCCGGAGGTAGACCCCCGCTTCCCGACGACCGACCCCCACCACCTCCAACTCCTCTGGGAGGTCATCGGCCATCTATGCCCCGCGACATGCCCCCTCCTCCGCCCTCCGTCAACTCCAAaccatctccctctgtctcttcctcctcatcccctcGATCCGCAGCTGTCGGGGGGGGGCCTCCTCTCCCGCCGGGGCGACCGGGCCCTCCACCTGTCCCGCCCACCCCAGCTGGAGGGGATGACCACAGCACACCTCGTCTACCCCAAAGGAACAGCTCACTCAACAG CCATGGTCCAGCTCCACCTCACGGCCGGGCGGGTCCTCTGCCTCCCCCGCCGAACGAGAGGCCGCCATCTCTTGGGAGGAACCAGTCCTCAGCACGCACAG gacctcttcctccccctcctccctcggGTCGTCCCGTGGGTGGGGGCAGTGTGAGGTCATCGGCAGCTCCTTCTCCTATCGGTCGGCCAGGCCCCGATCCCCCTCGTGGTGGACCCGGGGGTAgacctcccctccctccagaCAGGCCAGGGACAGGGGGagccccacctcctccaccacccaTGGGTAACGGCTTCCAAAACTCTCACCACAACCCGACACAGG ACGAGTGGGAGTCTCGCTTCACTTTCCATCCAATGTCAGACCTTCCTCCTCCGGAGCCCTACATGCCCTTCCAGAAGACCTACCCCAGCATAATTGCAAAGAGTGATGGCAGAg GATCTGgtaaaaaggagagaggagctcctcctcttcctccgatCCCCAGGTGA